Genomic DNA from Peptococcus niger:
AGAAGTGTTCCATAGCCTTAGCATAAGCTGCATCACTATGCTGCTCTTTAGCAGCCATATCATACATGCCCTGGACTAGGTCTAGTTTCGTATTCAATTGCGCCGCTAAACTTTGTGGGTCTTGCTTATCCTTAAGGGTATTAATGATACGATGGAAGCCTATCCGCTCAAATTTACCACCGTCATCAATCTTAGCGTCTTTTTCCGTTTTTTCAATGGCTTTGATTTTCCCGCCTTCAACGGTAACCGTTACGTAAATATTTTTCAAATAGCCACGGCCAATGCCTTGATAAGTCCCGTCCGTGTAAACCTTCCCAGCATCTAAAGCCTTCAACTCTTTAATCGGCCTAATGCGCACGGTGCTGAAATCATTGGCTTTTGCCTTAACGCTCACAAGTAAGGGAACCACTTTCGTGCTGCCATCTGAAAACTTAATCGTAACCTGGACGTTTTTATCACCAGATGCATCAAAGGTAACCGTTTCGGGGGTCACAACATGCGCACCATCCGGCAAGTCATCAAACTGCGCTTCAATAATAGACGCCGTCAGTGGCATATTCACCGCCCAATCTAAAGCTCGAGGCAAACTATCATACTCATCCGCTTCTTTTTTCTCCTGCAATGCCATTCTTTTTAGATAGTCTTTGGCGGCTTGGTAGTCTTTCAACGCAGTAGCGTGCATGCCATACAGCTGAGCCGGGGAAAAGCTTTTGTTGTTTGCATATTTTTTTAACTGCTTGATTTTGCCTTCAAGGGTTTCTCTGTGCCTAGTCAATTCTGCATTGTTTTCATCTTCCGGCATTTGATCATACAACTTTTGCATTTGCTCTGACAGTTCGGGCAGTTGTGCACGATGGGCGCTGACGAACTTGTCCATGGCGGCGGCTAGGCTGCTTTGGGCTTGATCGACTTCGTTCTTCTTGGCGTCGGCTTTTTCCTGAATGCCTTTGGCCTGGTCATAACTCGCTTTGAACGGAGCAAGAAGGGCTTCATCGTATTTGACTGTGATGCCGTTACTGGTCGTGTTATTGGCATCCAACCATGCCTTGGCTTTGGCAAGACTCGCTTGTAGGGCTTGCTTATCAGCTTTTTCCTGCTCTTCCTGGGGAGGCGTCGGTTCTGGTGCCGGTTTCGATCCCGGTTTGGTCGAGCTGCTCCCAGAATGGCTTGAACCGCTTGACCTACTTGAACTCCGGCTCCCTTGCGGTTTCTCCTTGTCTTGAATCTTTTCTTCCTTTCGGACCGGCTTGCCGTCAATCAAAATGCGGCTGTTTTTATCCGCAGCAACTGCCTTGTCCAGCTTCACGTTTTTTAATGACAAGGTCGGCTGGGTTGAAGAAGATTTCCCTGCTGAGTTGCCTTCAACAGCCAGTGTCAATTGTCCCTTAATATGGCCGCCCTCTAAGCTAACACCGTCTGTGGTGACGGTAACATCATTAACATCACCAAGCTTATAGGTACCAGGAATAGAGAATACCGGATTTTTATGAATTGCCCGATCCAGCCATAGAATGGCTTCCGTCCGGCTGCACGGTACTTTCAAATTTTTAGGCAGGTCTGTTGTCGCAACAACACCATCAATTAGGCTTCTTTCCACGGACGTTTTTGCCCAATCGGACACAGCGTCAACGGTTACATTTGATTTAACGGTCTGCTGGTTGAGCTTTGACAATCGGGATGCCACGGCAATGGCCTGCTCAGCAGTTAAGGTCTCAGTCGGTGCAAAAGTGTTTGGGTCAAATCCCACCAAATATCCTGCAGAAACGGCACGAGCCACATCTTCATAGTACCAGTCATCCGGTTTAACATCTTTAAAACGGGTAATGTCCGTTTTTTTATTGAACTTCTCAGCGCGATTGATTAACGCGGCGAACTCTGCGCGCGTGATTGGTTTTTCCGGGTTAATATTCCCCTCTTGATCACCCTTGAGCTCTCCACTGGCAATCCAAGATTTTAAAAGTTTTTCGTGCCGATGTCCGGCAATGTCCGACCCTCCTTTTTCCATATGCGTCATACTCGCCTGTGCTGTTTGAGTTTGCTCGGCAGCCAATACATTCACCGGCATACCAGTTGCCAATAGGCTTACGCTGAGAATAGTAGCGCAAATTTTTTTGGTCATGTTGTTATTCTCCATTGGGTCATCCTTTCTAATTTACAGCAGCAATTTGCATCTATTGATCGATAAAGGCAGAAAATTTCTGCCCTTATGGATAACTGGTTTATGCTGGCTCCACAGTTTCCGTTACCATGGCACCGTCATAGTCAGCTTGAGCGGCCTCCAGCGCCTTGGTCAAGGCTTCCATTAAAGCAGACCACTCGTCTTGAGAAATAGTTCTTGTTGGCTCTGTGCCAAAGAATGATGCCATCTCGTCTTTAGCGTCTGACCAGCTCTTAAGGGCTTTTCCCCATAAGGCATGCTCAGTTTCCGACTTGTGCTTGAGTGCTTCAATTTCTTTATTTTTTTCATCCAGTGCCTTATCTTTTTCCGCCAGCAGTGTCCTTAACTCGGCAAGGTCTTCATTCGCTTCACCAGCTGGGGTCCCACCGGGAGCAGAAGGAGCACTGCTGAGGGCATTTTTCACTGCTTCGATTAAGCCTTTAGATGTATAGGTGCTCCCGCTAATAACATCTACGTCCAAACGCTGTCCGGCAATCATCGCTTTTGGTATTTCTTTAAATGGTCTTCTTCTATATTTTGAGCTTTCAGCATTTTTCAGAACTTTAATTTCAGTTAGTTTTCCGCCGGCAACGGTCACTTCCACTTCAATGGGCCTTCTTTCTCCATTTAAAGCAGCATACTCATCCGGATCCACCTCCTGCATGCTGTCCGGTCCGGTTGACCCATGATAACCATAGCCCTTACCTGTATAGACACCATCCGGGATTTTTGTTAAATCCAAGCCGGTTTTCGGTTGCTCCGACTGTTGACCAGCCTCCAATTCTCGGATCTTCGCTTTTAGACTTTCAATTTCTTTGGCATGTTTTTCCTCTAAGGCTTTGATGAGCGCATCACTGTCACCACTGCCGGCCCCGGCAAAGGAGGCTTTCATGGCCTGAATCACAGCATTTTTCAAGGCATTTGACGTGAAAGTTGCCCCGGATACGACATCAACCCCCTGCACCCCTTGCTTAGCAATAATTTGAGGAATAATTTGCTCTATCGCATCGCTATAATAGGGGTCTGTTTCACCGGACCGGTCCAAGACATCAATAGCGGTTATTTTTTTATCCTTTACGGTAATCGAAAGCTTCAAGGTGTCATGGCCCTGGTCCCCGTACCCTCGAGCACTCCCCATAAAGGTGCCATCGTGCAATTCTCCACCGGTCAAGGAAGAAGCCAGTTGTTGGTTCAATGTCTCTATTTCTTCTTTTAAGCGCTTGTTTTCTTCTTCCAACGCCGGATTTCCGCCGGCATCTTGCTCACTTTTAAGCCCTGCTGATTGACGCAGCGCCCGAACCGTTGCTTTTAAGATGGCCTTTGATGAAAAAGTCGCGCCACTGACAACATCAACGCCGGCTGTGCTGCCACGAGATAGCACATTATTTATCAAGCCTTCTGCCTGGGCGAAATATTGGGCGTCTTCAGACTGATCGACAATATCCAAAGCGGTGATGCGTTTATTTTTAACAGTAACACGCACTGTTACAGCACTCTTATACCCTTGTGCTGTGCCGGTAAAGGTCCCATCTTGCCACTGGTCAGCAGGGGGTTCGCTTTCTCCATTGTCGGATTTTTTAAGTTGTTCGTTTTCCGCTTTCAGCTTTTTAATGGTCGCTTCCAAATCTTGTTTAGCCTTTTTGAAGGCTTGGTCATCCACCCGTCCACTCGCTTGGCTTAGCGCATCGTTGACCGCATCAAGTAAGCCAGTAGAACTAAAGGTGGCTCCGGAAACCGTATCAACTCCGATGGTACCGCCAGCTTTTACAACTGCTGCTAAAAGAGGCAAGGCTTTATCAAGATAGGCCTTATCATCATCACTGGAGATAAGCTTAGCCGACTGTATTTTCCCGTCTTTAACCACCACTTCTACGGTGGATAGGGTATTGTACCCCTTGGCAGAGCCTTGATAAACCCCATCTTTTAAAGCGCCACTCGGGGGCGCAGGTGCATTTTTCTTTTTCAAAGCAGCCAACTGTTCTTTTAATTTTTTATTTTCTTGTTCAAGACGCCCTGTCCCGGCAGCCTCTGCAGTACCGGTTTTTTTCTCAGAAGCAGAGCCACCTGCTTTTTCCAACGCATCGTTAAGTGCATTAAGTAAGCCATTCGATGAAAATGTTGCTCCGCTGACCACGTCAATACCATCCGTACCTTTTTTCCCAATGGCTTGGTCCAATATCCGCATGGCATTGTTGATGTAGGGCGCATCATCATTACCGGAAATCATTCTTGCCGATGCGATAACACCATTAGCAATCACAACTTCTACGCTCAAGCTTCCGGCATAGCCCTGCCCTGTCCCAATATACGTACCGTCCTGCAAATGAGCAAAGCTTTTTGCTGCAGCTGCCGCCGGTTGACGCATTCCACCGGACCGGCCCTGACCTGACGAACGACTTCCTGCCGCTGATGAGTGGGGAGCGGCCTTGCCACCGGCTTTCGCCAAAGCATTAGCAGTCGCTTCTATGATAGCCCTACTGGTAAAGGTGGCACCTGAAACAGTATCCACTTCCAAGTTACCCTTTGCCAAGATACGTTGGATAACGCTTGCTCCTTTTTCATAGTAACCCGGTGTTTCTGTATGACTTAGGACTTTTAAATCGACAATCTTTCCTCCCTTAACGGTTACCTGAACGGTCACCGTTCCGGAATAACCTTCTGCACTACCTGTGTACGTGCCATCTTTCAAACCATCCGGCGTACTTTTTTTAATGTTGCTGAGACCCGTTGGCTTGCTCCGTTCCGGCCTGACGCGCGCCTGCTTCTGAACGGATTGGCTATCCTCACCTGCAGATCCCATGGCATAACCGGTTGTTAGACTGGTTAAGAGCGACAGCGTTAAAAGAATACTGATAAAACTTTTATTCATTCTTCACCTTCTTCCTTTAGCTATGCTTTTGCTTTCTCGATTGCCTGATCTACTGCGTCTAAAAATCCGCAAGAGCTAAATGTCGCGCCGGAAACAGTATCTGTTTTTGTCGTTTGCTTTTCCATAACAGCTGCCATGAGCGGCTGTATTTTGGTGATATAATCAGCATCATCCTTTGTCTCAGTTATTTTCGTTTGAGCAATCCAGCCGTTTTTTATAGTAACTTGCACCGTCATGTCACCATTATAACCTGGAGCAGAGCCAGTAAATGTCCCATTGCGATAGGGTCCCGGCGCGCGACTGTCAACATCAGCAGTGGCACCGGATGTATCCGCTTCAACCACTTCCGCTTGAGCAACCACGCTGCCTAAGCAGATGCCAATAACAACACAGGT
This window encodes:
- a CDS encoding FMN-binding protein, whose protein sequence is MNKSFISILLTLSLLTSLTTGYAMGSAGEDSQSVQKQARVRPERSKPTGLSNIKKSTPDGLKDGTYTGSAEGYSGTVTVQVTVKGGKIVDLKVLSHTETPGYYEKGASVIQRILAKGNLEVDTVSGATFTSRAIIEATANALAKAGGKAAPHSSAAGSRSSGQGRSGGMRQPAAAAAKSFAHLQDGTYIGTGQGYAGSLSVEVVIANGVIASARMISGNDDAPYINNAMRILDQAIGKKGTDGIDVVSGATFSSNGLLNALNDALEKAGGSASEKKTGTAEAAGTGRLEQENKKLKEQLAALKKKNAPAPPSGALKDGVYQGSAKGYNTLSTVEVVVKDGKIQSAKLISSDDDKAYLDKALPLLAAVVKAGGTIGVDTVSGATFSSTGLLDAVNDALSQASGRVDDQAFKKAKQDLEATIKKLKAENEQLKKSDNGESEPPADQWQDGTFTGTAQGYKSAVTVRVTVKNKRITALDIVDQSEDAQYFAQAEGLINNVLSRGSTAGVDVVSGATFSSKAILKATVRALRQSAGLKSEQDAGGNPALEEENKRLKEEIETLNQQLASSLTGGELHDGTFMGSARGYGDQGHDTLKLSITVKDKKITAIDVLDRSGETDPYYSDAIEQIIPQIIAKQGVQGVDVVSGATFTSNALKNAVIQAMKASFAGAGSGDSDALIKALEEKHAKEIESLKAKIRELEAGQQSEQPKTGLDLTKIPDGVYTGKGYGYHGSTGPDSMQEVDPDEYAALNGERRPIEVEVTVAGGKLTEIKVLKNAESSKYRRRPFKEIPKAMIAGQRLDVDVISGSTYTSKGLIEAVKNALSSAPSAPGGTPAGEANEDLAELRTLLAEKDKALDEKNKEIEALKHKSETEHALWGKALKSWSDAKDEMASFFGTEPTRTISQDEWSALMEALTKALEAAQADYDGAMVTETVEPA
- a CDS encoding FMN-binding protein — encoded protein: MTKSRKKWLVTCVVIGICLGSVVAQAEVVEADTSGATADVDSRAPGPYRNGTFTGSAPGYNGDMTVQVTIKNGWIAQTKITETKDDADYITKIQPLMAAVMEKQTTKTDTVSGATFSSCGFLDAVDQAIEKAKA